Proteins encoded in a region of the Pseudomonas viciae genome:
- a CDS encoding glutathione S-transferase family protein, with translation MGLLVEGRWQDQWYESKDGTFQREQAQRRHWITTDGSAGPTGESGFAAEAGRYHLYVSLACPWAHRTLIFRKLKGLEDLIDVSVVSYLMLENGWTFDKTHGSTGDKLDDLSFLHQRYTADTSDYTGRVTVPVLWDKQQQRIVNNESAEIIRMFNSAFDGLTGNGLDLYPEPLRRNIDALNERIYPAVNNGVYRAGFATTQAAYEEAFDGLFAELDRLEALLEARRYLAGEYLTEADIRLFTTIIRFDAVYFGHFKCNLRRIADYPNLSNWLRELYQWPGIAETVDFPHIQGHYYGSHKTINPNGIVPKGPKQDFMVGHDRERLSGKGIWLGTRD, from the coding sequence ATGGGTTTGTTAGTCGAGGGCCGCTGGCAGGATCAGTGGTATGAAAGCAAGGACGGCACGTTCCAACGCGAACAGGCGCAACGCCGTCACTGGATCACCACCGACGGCAGTGCCGGCCCCACTGGCGAGAGCGGGTTTGCCGCCGAGGCCGGGCGCTACCATTTGTATGTGTCCCTGGCCTGCCCCTGGGCCCATCGCACACTGATCTTTCGCAAGCTCAAAGGCCTGGAAGACCTGATCGACGTCTCGGTGGTCAGCTACCTGATGCTGGAAAACGGCTGGACCTTCGACAAGACCCACGGCTCCACTGGCGACAAACTGGACGACCTGAGCTTCCTCCATCAGCGCTACACCGCTGACACCTCCGATTACACCGGCCGCGTCACCGTGCCGGTGCTGTGGGACAAACAGCAACAGCGCATCGTGAATAACGAATCAGCGGAAATCATCCGCATGTTCAACAGCGCCTTCGATGGCCTGACCGGCAATGGATTGGATCTGTATCCCGAGCCTTTGCGCAGGAATATCGACGCCTTGAACGAGCGTATCTATCCGGCGGTGAACAATGGCGTGTATCGCGCAGGGTTCGCCACCACCCAGGCCGCCTATGAAGAAGCGTTCGACGGACTTTTTGCCGAACTGGATCGGCTGGAGGCCCTGCTGGAAGCCCGCCGCTACCTGGCCGGCGAATACCTGACCGAGGCCGACATCCGCCTGTTCACCACGATCATCCGCTTCGACGCCGTGTATTTCGGTCACTTCAAATGCAACCTGCGGCGCATCGCCGATTACCCGAACCTGTCGAACTGGCTGCGGGAGCTGTATCAGTGGCCGGGCATTGCCGAGACCGTGGATTTCCCCCACATCCAGGGCCATTACTACGGCAGCCACAAAACCATCAACCCCAATGGGATCGTGCCCAAGGGACCGAAGCAGGACTTCATGGTTGGCCATGATCGGGAAAGGTTGAGTGGGAAAGGGATTTGGCTTGGGACCCGGGATTGA
- a CDS encoding glycosyl transferase family protein: MTDFPSLTLETPAEHPFAQFVRILGKGKRGARNLTREEAREAMGLVLDDKVEDTQLGAFLMLLRHKEESAEEMAGFTEALRERLVVPALAVDLDWPTYAGKKRHLPWYLLAAKCLGQNGVRIFMHGGGAHTAGRLYTEQLLDLLHIPLCRDWQQVGNALDNGGLAFMPLVDWAPQMQRMIDLRNTLGLRSPIHSLARILNPLGARCGLQSIFHPGYQAVHRDASGLLGDTTIVIKGDGGEIEINPDADSHLYGTTGGASWDEEWPRLSEQRHVKPESLDPEYLKAIWRGDVQDSYPQLALIATMALALRGLGLAREEAFDKARQYWDARNRSI, from the coding sequence ATGACCGACTTCCCATCGCTGACCCTTGAGACCCCGGCCGAACACCCGTTCGCCCAGTTCGTGCGCATCCTTGGCAAAGGCAAGCGCGGCGCCCGCAACCTGACCCGCGAAGAAGCCCGCGAGGCCATGGGCCTGGTGCTCGACGACAAGGTCGAAGACACCCAGCTCGGCGCCTTCCTGATGCTGTTGCGGCACAAGGAAGAAAGCGCCGAGGAAATGGCCGGCTTTACCGAAGCCCTGCGTGAGCGCCTGGTGGTCCCCGCGTTGGCGGTGGACCTCGACTGGCCAACCTATGCCGGCAAGAAGCGTCATTTGCCGTGGTACTTGTTGGCGGCCAAGTGCCTTGGGCAGAACGGTGTGCGGATCTTCATGCACGGCGGCGGCGCGCACACGGCGGGCCGGCTCTACACCGAGCAATTGCTGGATTTGCTGCACATCCCGCTGTGCCGCGACTGGCAGCAAGTCGGCAACGCGCTGGACAACGGCGGGCTGGCCTTCATGCCGCTGGTGGACTGGGCGCCGCAAATGCAGCGGATGATCGACCTGCGTAACACCCTGGGCCTGCGTTCACCGATTCACTCCCTGGCACGGATCCTCAACCCGCTGGGCGCCCGTTGCGGGCTGCAAAGCATCTTCCACCCGGGCTACCAGGCAGTGCATCGCGATGCCAGCGGCTTGCTGGGCGACACCACCATCGTGATCAAGGGCGACGGCGGCGAGATCGAGATCAACCCGGATGCCGACAGTCACCTGTATGGCACCACCGGCGGCGCCAGCTGGGACGAAGAATGGCCGCGACTGTCCGAGCAGCGCCACGTCAAACCGGAAAGCCTCGACCCCGAGTACCTGAAAGCCATCTGGCGCGGCGACGTGCAAGACAGCTACCCGCAACTGGCGTTGATCGCGACCATGGCGTTGGCCCTGCGCGGCCTGGGCCTGGCTCGCGAAGAGGCATTCGACAAGGCCCGGCAGTATTGGGATGCCCGGAACCGTTCGATTTAA
- the cysG gene encoding siroheme synthase CysG, which yields MDYLPLFHNLRGSRVLVVGGGEIALRKSRLLADAGALLRVVAPEIEPQLRELVSGSGGECVLRGYLETDLDGCGLIIAATDDEPLNAQVSADAHKRCVPVNVVDAPALCSVIFPAIVDRSPLVIAVSSGGDAPVLARLIRAKLETWIPSTYGQLAGLAARFRSQVKGLFPDVQQRRAFWEEVFQGPIADRQLAGQGAEAERLLQDKIAGQAPNAPGEVYLVGAGPGDPDLLTFRALRLMQQADVVLYDRLVAPAILELCRRDAERIYVGKRRSEHAVPQEQINQQLVDLARQGKRVVRLKGGDPFIFGRGGEEIEELAAHGIPFQVVPGITAASGCAAYAGIPLTHRDYAQSVRFITGHLKDGTSDLPWADLVSPAQTLVFYMGLVGLPVICDELIKHGRAADTPAALIQQGTTSNQRVFTGTLADLPRLVAEHEVHAPTLVIVGEVVQLREKLAWFEGAQGQV from the coding sequence ATGGACTATTTGCCACTGTTCCACAACCTGCGCGGCAGCCGCGTGCTGGTGGTCGGCGGTGGCGAGATTGCCTTGCGCAAGTCTCGCCTGCTGGCCGATGCCGGCGCGCTGCTGCGGGTCGTCGCACCCGAAATTGAACCGCAATTGCGGGAACTGGTCAGTGGTAGCGGTGGTGAATGTGTCCTGCGCGGTTATCTCGAAACGGACCTGGACGGCTGCGGCCTGATCATTGCCGCCACCGATGATGAGCCACTTAATGCCCAGGTCTCGGCCGACGCCCATAAGCGTTGCGTGCCGGTCAACGTGGTGGACGCGCCGGCCCTGTGCAGCGTGATCTTCCCGGCGATTGTCGACCGCTCGCCCCTGGTCATCGCGGTGTCCAGCGGCGGCGACGCGCCGGTGCTGGCGCGGCTGATCCGGGCCAAGCTGGAGACCTGGATTCCGTCGACCTATGGGCAACTGGCTGGGCTGGCGGCGCGTTTTCGAAGCCAGGTCAAAGGATTGTTCCCGGACGTGCAGCAACGGCGGGCGTTCTGGGAAGAGGTGTTCCAGGGCCCCATCGCCGACCGCCAACTGGCCGGGCAGGGCGCCGAGGCTGAGCGCCTGCTGCAGGACAAGATCGCCGGCCAGGCGCCGAACGCGCCGGGCGAAGTTTATCTGGTGGGCGCCGGGCCGGGTGATCCGGACCTGCTGACCTTCCGTGCCCTGCGCCTGATGCAGCAAGCGGATGTGGTGCTTTACGACCGCCTGGTGGCTCCGGCGATCCTCGAGCTGTGCCGGCGCGACGCCGAGCGCATCTACGTCGGCAAGCGCCGCTCCGAACACGCCGTGCCCCAGGAGCAGATCAACCAGCAATTGGTGGACCTGGCCCGGCAAGGCAAGCGTGTGGTGCGGTTGAAGGGCGGGGATCCGTTCATCTTTGGTCGCGGCGGAGAGGAAATCGAAGAACTGGCGGCTCACGGCATCCCGTTCCAGGTCGTTCCGGGCATCACCGCGGCCAGTGGTTGCGCAGCCTACGCCGGGATTCCGCTGACCCATCGCGACTACGCCCAGTCGGTGCGGTTTATCACCGGCCATCTCAAGGACGGCACCAGTGATTTGCCGTGGGCGGACCTGGTCTCGCCAGCCCAGACCCTGGTGTTCTACATGGGGTTGGTGGGATTGCCGGTCATCTGCGACGAGCTGATCAAGCACGGTCGCGCAGCGGATACGCCTGCGGCGTTGATCCAGCAGGGCACGACGTCCAACCAGCGGGTCTTCACCGGCACCCTGGCGGACTTGCCACGGCTGGTGGCCGAGCATGAAGTTCATGCGCCGACGTTGGTGATTGTTGGGGAAGTGGTGCAATTGCGCGAGAAACTGGCTTGGTTTGAAGGGGCTCAGGGGCAGGTCTAA
- the lolA gene encoding outer membrane lipoprotein chaperone LolA translates to MRLIRMLLLPVLALTTLSAHADEKDVARLTQLLERSQTLTARFSQLTLDGSGTQLQETAGDMALQRPGLFYWHTDAPAEQLMVSDGKKVSLWDPDLEQVTIKTLDQRLTQTPALLLSGDISKISQSFDISAKEAGGVIDFTLKPKTKDSLFDSLRLSFRNGLVNDMQLIDSVGQRTNILFTGVKANEPIAASKFKFDIPKGADVIQE, encoded by the coding sequence ATGCGCCTGATTCGCATGTTGCTGTTGCCCGTACTGGCCCTGACCACCTTGTCGGCCCACGCCGATGAAAAGGACGTGGCCCGCCTGACCCAGTTACTGGAGCGGTCCCAGACCCTGACCGCGCGCTTTTCCCAGCTGACCCTCGACGGCAGCGGCACCCAGTTGCAGGAAACCGCTGGCGACATGGCCTTGCAGCGTCCGGGCCTGTTCTACTGGCACACCGATGCACCGGCCGAGCAACTGATGGTCTCCGATGGCAAGAAAGTCTCCCTGTGGGACCCGGACCTGGAGCAGGTGACCATCAAGACCCTCGACCAGCGCCTGACCCAGACCCCGGCGTTGTTGCTCTCCGGCGACATTTCCAAGATCAGCCAGAGTTTCGATATCAGTGCCAAGGAGGCCGGTGGCGTCATTGACTTCACCCTCAAGCCCAAGACCAAGGACAGCCTGTTCGACAGCCTGCGCCTGTCGTTCCGCAACGGCCTGGTCAATGACATGCAATTGATCGACAGCGTCGGCCAGCGCACCAATATCCTGTTCACCGGGGTCAAGGCCAACGAGCCGATCGCCGCGTCCAAGTTCAAGTTCGACATCCCCAAGGGTGCGGACGTGATCCAGGAATAA
- the tusB gene encoding sulfurtransferase complex subunit TusB, which translates to MSTLHVLSHSPFGDNRLASCLRILGSQDALLLCGDATYALQPGTAPFEKLQVGGRKLFVLAEDVQARALPLPDWAEAIDYPAFVELSIQHDKVNTWL; encoded by the coding sequence ATGTCGACTTTGCATGTGTTGTCTCATTCACCTTTCGGCGATAACCGCCTCGCCAGTTGCCTGCGAATCCTGGGGAGTCAAGATGCGCTGCTGCTGTGCGGCGACGCGACGTACGCGTTGCAACCGGGCACCGCGCCGTTTGAAAAACTGCAGGTCGGCGGCCGGAAATTGTTCGTGCTCGCCGAAGATGTCCAGGCTCGGGCCTTGCCGCTTCCAGACTGGGCCGAAGCCATCGACTACCCGGCCTTTGTCGAGCTGTCGATCCAGCATGACAAGGTCAACACCTGGCTATGA
- a CDS encoding DNA translocase FtsK, whose translation MKKSTAAPKTVVPLWRQQLHYRLKEGALIAIGALCLFLMMALLTYGKDDPGWSHNSKIDDVQNFGGPAGSYSADILFMVLGYFAYIFPLLLAIKAYQIFRQRHEPWQWSGWLFSWRLIGLVFLVLSGAALAHIHFHAPTGLPAGAGGALGESLGDLARNALNIQGSTLLFIALFLFGLTVFTDLSWFKVMDVTGKITLDLIELIQGAMNRWWAARTERKQLVAQLREVDDRVHEVVAPTTPDKREQAKVKERLIEREQALSKHMSEREKQVPPVITMAPAKPPEQSKRVQKEKQAPLFVDSAVEGTLPPISILDPAEKKQLNYSPESLAAVGHLLEIKLKEFGVEVSVDSIHPGPVITRYEIQPAAGVKVSRISNLAKDLARSLAVTSVRVVEVIPGKTTVGIEIPNEDRQIVRFSEVLSTPEYDNHKSPVTLALGHDIGGKPVITDLAKMPHLLVAGTTGSGKSVGVNAMILSILFKSGPEDAKLIMIDPKMLELSIYEGIPHLLCPVVTDMKDAANALRWSVAEMERRYKLMAKMGVRNLSGFNAKVKEAEEAGTPLTDPLYHRENIHDEAPLLHKLPTIVVVVDEFADMMMIVGKKVEELIARIAQKARAAGIHLILATQRPSVDVITGLIKANIPTRMAFQVSSKIDSRTIIDQGGAEQLLGHGDMLYMPPGTSLPIRVHGAFVSDDEVHRVVEAWKLRGAPEYNDDILNGVEEAGSGFEGSGGGDDDAETDALYDEAVQFVLESRRASISAVQRKLKIGYNRAARMIEAMEMAGVVTAMNTNGSREVLAPGPMRD comes from the coding sequence TTGAAGAAATCCACCGCAGCACCCAAAACAGTCGTTCCGCTCTGGCGCCAGCAGTTGCACTACCGGCTCAAGGAAGGTGCATTGATCGCCATCGGTGCCTTGTGCCTGTTCCTGATGATGGCCTTGCTGACCTACGGCAAGGACGATCCGGGCTGGAGCCATAACAGCAAGATCGACGACGTGCAGAATTTCGGCGGTCCGGCCGGCTCCTACAGCGCCGATATCCTGTTCATGGTGCTGGGTTATTTCGCCTACATCTTTCCGCTGTTGCTGGCGATCAAGGCCTATCAGATCTTCCGCCAGCGCCACGAGCCGTGGCAGTGGAGCGGCTGGCTGTTCTCCTGGCGCCTGATCGGCCTGGTGTTCCTGGTGCTGTCGGGGGCCGCACTGGCCCATATCCATTTTCATGCACCCACTGGCTTGCCGGCCGGGGCGGGCGGCGCGCTGGGTGAAAGCCTCGGCGACCTGGCCAGGAATGCCCTGAACATCCAGGGCAGCACGCTGTTGTTCATCGCCCTGTTCCTGTTCGGCCTGACGGTGTTCACCGACCTGTCGTGGTTCAAGGTCATGGATGTCACCGGCAAGATCACCCTCGACCTGATCGAGCTGATCCAGGGCGCGATGAACCGCTGGTGGGCGGCGCGTACCGAACGCAAGCAACTGGTGGCGCAGTTGCGTGAAGTCGACGACCGGGTCCATGAGGTGGTGGCCCCGACGACGCCGGACAAGCGCGAGCAGGCCAAGGTCAAGGAACGGCTGATCGAGCGTGAGCAGGCGTTGAGCAAACACATGTCCGAGCGCGAGAAACAGGTGCCGCCGGTCATCACCATGGCCCCGGCCAAGCCGCCGGAGCAGAGCAAGCGCGTACAGAAAGAGAAGCAGGCGCCGCTGTTCGTCGACAGCGCGGTGGAAGGCACCTTGCCGCCGATCTCGATCCTGGACCCGGCCGAAAAGAAACAGCTCAACTATTCCCCCGAATCCCTGGCGGCCGTCGGCCACTTGCTGGAGATCAAGCTCAAGGAGTTCGGCGTCGAGGTTTCGGTGGATTCGATTCACCCGGGCCCGGTCATCACCCGTTACGAAATCCAGCCAGCCGCCGGTGTAAAGGTCAGCCGCATCTCCAACCTGGCCAAGGACTTGGCGCGCTCCCTCGCCGTGACCAGCGTACGGGTGGTGGAAGTGATTCCCGGCAAGACCACCGTGGGTATCGAGATTCCCAACGAAGACCGGCAGATCGTGCGCTTCTCCGAGGTGCTGTCGACACCTGAGTATGACAATCACAAATCGCCGGTCACCCTGGCCCTGGGCCACGACATCGGCGGCAAGCCGGTCATCACTGACCTGGCGAAAATGCCTCACCTGCTGGTGGCCGGTACCACCGGTTCCGGTAAGTCGGTGGGTGTGAACGCGATGATCCTGTCGATTCTGTTCAAGTCCGGCCCGGAAGACGCCAAGCTGATCATGATCGACCCGAAAATGCTCGAACTGTCGATCTACGAAGGCATTCCGCACTTGCTCTGCCCGGTGGTCACCGACATGAAGGACGCCGCCAACGCCTTGCGCTGGAGCGTCGCCGAGATGGAGCGTCGCTACAAGCTGATGGCGAAGATGGGCGTGCGTAACCTGTCGGGCTTCAACGCCAAGGTCAAGGAAGCCGAGGAAGCCGGTACGCCGCTGACCGATCCGCTGTATCACCGCGAAAACATCCACGACGAAGCGCCGCTGTTGCACAAGCTGCCGACCATCGTGGTGGTGGTGGACGAATTCGCCGACATGATGATGATCGTCGGCAAGAAGGTCGAAGAACTGATCGCTCGTATCGCCCAGAAGGCCCGTGCCGCAGGTATCCACTTGATTCTTGCGACCCAGCGGCCGTCGGTGGACGTGATCACCGGTCTGATCAAGGCCAACATTCCGACCCGCATGGCGTTTCAGGTGTCGAGCAAGATCGACTCGCGGACCATCATCGACCAGGGCGGCGCCGAGCAGTTGCTCGGTCACGGTGACATGCTCTACATGCCGCCGGGCACCAGCCTGCCGATCCGTGTCCACGGTGCGTTTGTCTCCGACGACGAAGTGCACCGCGTGGTGGAGGCCTGGAAACTGCGTGGCGCCCCTGAATACAACGACGACATCCTCAACGGTGTCGAGGAAGCCGGCAGCGGCTTCGAGGGCAGCGGCGGCGGTGACGACGATGCTGAAACCGATGCGCTCTACGATGAAGCGGTGCAGTTCGTCCTGGAAAGCCGCCGGGCCTCGATTTCTGCCGTTCAGCGCAAGCTGAAGATCGGCTACAACCGTGCCGCACGCATGATCGAAGCCATGGAAATGGCCGGCGTGGTGACGGCGATGAACACCAACGGTTCGCGCGAAGTACTGGCGCCGGGCCCGATGCGCGACTAA
- the serS gene encoding serine--tRNA ligase: protein MLDSKLLRSNLQDVADRLASRGFALDVARIEALEEQRKTVQTRTEALQAERNARSKSIGQAKQRGEDIAPLMADVERMAGELSAGKVELDAIQTELDSILLGIPNLPHESVPVGEDEEGNVEVRRWGTPTAFDFPVQDHVALGEKFGWLDFETAAKLSGARFALLRGPIARLHRALAQFMINLHVTEHGYEEAYTPYLVQAPALQGTGQLPKFEEDLFKISREGEADLYLIPTAEVSLTNIVAGEIVDAKQLPIKFVAHTPCFRSEAGASGRDTRGMIRQHQFDKVEMVQIVEPSKSMEALESLTSNAEKVLQLLELPYRTLALCTGDMGFSAVKTYDLEVWIPSQDKYREISSCSNCGDFQARRMQARFRNPETGKPELVHTLNGSGLAVGRTLVAVLENYQQADGSIRVPEVLKPYMGGIEVIG, encoded by the coding sequence ATGCTCGATTCCAAACTGTTACGTAGCAACCTTCAGGACGTAGCGGACCGCCTGGCATCCCGTGGCTTTGCCCTGGACGTTGCGCGCATCGAAGCGCTGGAAGAACAGCGCAAGACCGTCCAGACCCGCACCGAAGCCCTGCAGGCTGAACGTAACGCGCGCTCCAAGTCTATCGGTCAGGCCAAGCAGCGCGGCGAAGACATCGCGCCGCTGATGGCTGATGTCGAGCGCATGGCGGGCGAATTGAGTGCCGGCAAGGTCGAGCTGGACGCGATCCAGACCGAGCTGGATTCAATCCTGCTGGGGATCCCGAACCTGCCCCACGAATCGGTGCCGGTCGGTGAAGACGAGGAGGGCAACGTCGAAGTGCGCCGCTGGGGCACGCCAACAGCCTTCGATTTCCCGGTGCAGGACCACGTAGCCCTGGGCGAGAAATTCGGCTGGCTGGACTTCGAAACCGCCGCCAAGCTGTCGGGCGCGCGTTTCGCCCTGTTGCGCGGACCGATTGCCCGTCTGCATCGCGCCCTGGCGCAATTCATGATCAACCTGCACGTCACCGAACACGGCTACGAAGAAGCCTACACCCCGTACCTGGTCCAGGCGCCGGCGCTGCAGGGCACCGGCCAGTTGCCGAAGTTCGAGGAAGACCTGTTCAAGATCAGCCGCGAAGGCGAGGCTGACCTGTACCTGATCCCGACTGCCGAAGTGTCGTTGACCAACATCGTGGCCGGCGAGATCGTCGACGCCAAGCAACTGCCGATCAAGTTTGTCGCCCACACGCCGTGCTTCCGCAGTGAAGCCGGGGCATCGGGTCGTGACACCCGTGGCATGATCCGCCAGCACCAGTTCGACAAAGTCGAGATGGTGCAGATCGTCGAGCCTTCGAAGTCCATGGAAGCGCTGGAAAGCTTGACCAGCAACGCTGAAAAGGTCCTGCAACTGCTGGAACTGCCGTATCGCACCCTTGCGTTGTGCACCGGTGACATGGGCTTCAGCGCGGTCAAGACCTACGACCTGGAAGTCTGGATCCCGAGCCAGGACAAGTACCGCGAGATTTCCTCGTGCTCCAACTGTGGCGATTTCCAGGCCCGTCGCATGCAGGCGCGCTTCCGCAACCCGGAAACCGGTAAGCCGGAACTGGTTCACACCCTCAATGGTTCCGGCCTGGCGGTGGGTCGTACCCTGGTGGCGGTGCTGGAAAACTACCAGCAGGCCGACGGCTCGATCCGTGTGCCTGAAGTGCTGAAACCGTACATGGGCGGCATCGAGGTCATCGGCTAA
- a CDS encoding TusE/DsrC/DsvC family sulfur relay protein — protein MKALIVGERAIALDKDGYLADLDDWSADVAIALAAAEDIELSPEHWEILELLRGFYNEFQLSPATRPLIKYTALKLGADKGNSLHLNRLFKGTPAKLAAKLAGLPKPTNCL, from the coding sequence ATGAAGGCGCTGATCGTGGGCGAGCGCGCCATCGCACTGGACAAGGACGGCTACCTGGCCGACCTTGACGACTGGTCGGCCGATGTGGCGATTGCCCTGGCGGCCGCCGAAGACATCGAGCTGAGCCCCGAACATTGGGAGATCCTTGAGCTGCTGCGCGGTTTCTACAACGAATTCCAGCTCTCCCCCGCGACCCGGCCGCTGATCAAGTACACCGCGCTGAAACTGGGCGCGGACAAGGGCAACAGCCTGCACCTGAACCGATTGTTCAAAGGCACCCCCGCCAAACTCGCCGCCAAGCTGGCGGGCCTGCCCAAACCGACGAATTGCTTATGA
- the crcB gene encoding fluoride efflux transporter CrcB, which produces MIPLILAVSAGGVAGTLLRFATGNWVNANWPRHFYTATLAVNIVGCLLIGVLYGLFLIRPEVPIEVRAGLMVGFLGGLTTFSSFSLDTVRLLESGQVPLALGYAAISVFGGLLATWAGLSLTKL; this is translated from the coding sequence TTGATCCCTTTGATTCTTGCAGTCTCTGCCGGCGGTGTTGCCGGCACGTTGTTGCGCTTCGCCACCGGCAACTGGGTCAATGCAAATTGGCCCCGGCACTTCTATACCGCGACGCTGGCCGTTAATATCGTGGGCTGTCTGCTGATCGGCGTTTTATACGGTCTGTTTTTGATACGCCCCGAGGTGCCCATTGAGGTGCGTGCGGGGCTGATGGTTGGCTTTCTCGGCGGCCTGACGACTTTTTCATCCTTTTCACTGGATACGGTGCGCCTGCTGGAAAGCGGGCAGGTGCCGCTGGCCCTGGGCTACGCGGCCATCAGTGTATTCGGCGGGCTGCTCGCCACATGGGCCGGCCTGTCCCTGACCAAACTTTGA
- a CDS encoding replication-associated recombination protein A: MDLFRSAPIAQPLAARLRATNLDEYVGQEHVLARGKPLREALEQGALHSMIFWGPPGVGKTTLARLLAEVSDAHFETVSAVLAGVKEIRQAVEVAKQQAGQYGKRTILFVDEVHRFNKSQQDAFLPYVEDGTLIFIGATTENPSFELNNALLSRARVYVLKSLDEAAMRKLVHRALTEERGLGKRQLSLSDEGFQILFSAADGDGRRLLNLLENASDLAEDNSEIDVELLQSLLGDTRRRFDKGGEAFYDQISALHKSIRGSNPDAALYWFARMIDGGCDPLYLARRVVRMASEDIGNADPRALGLCLAAWDVQERLGSPEGELAVAQAITYLACAPKSNAVYMGFKAAMRSATEHGSLEVPLHLRNAPTKLMKQLGYGEEYRYAHDEPDAYAAGEDYFPDELEPQRFYQPVPRGLELKIGEKLNHLAQLDRLSPRQRRKP, from the coding sequence ATGGACCTGTTTCGAAGCGCCCCGATTGCCCAGCCATTGGCCGCCCGCCTGCGCGCGACCAACCTGGATGAGTACGTCGGCCAGGAGCATGTGCTCGCTCGTGGCAAGCCTCTGCGCGAAGCGCTGGAGCAGGGCGCCTTGCACTCGATGATCTTCTGGGGGCCGCCAGGCGTGGGCAAGACCACCCTGGCGCGGCTGTTGGCGGAAGTCTCGGACGCGCATTTCGAAACGGTTTCGGCGGTGCTGGCCGGGGTCAAGGAAATCCGCCAAGCGGTGGAAGTGGCCAAGCAGCAGGCCGGCCAGTACGGCAAGCGCACGATCCTGTTCGTCGACGAAGTGCACCGCTTCAACAAGTCCCAACAGGATGCCTTCCTGCCCTACGTCGAAGACGGCACGCTGATCTTCATCGGCGCGACCACCGAAAACCCTTCGTTCGAGCTCAACAACGCCTTGTTGTCGCGGGCGCGGGTCTATGTGCTCAAGAGCCTCGACGAGGCGGCGATGCGCAAGCTGGTGCACCGGGCGCTGACTGAAGAGCGTGGCCTGGGCAAGCGCCAGCTGAGCCTCAGCGATGAAGGCTTCCAGATCCTGTTTTCAGCCGCCGATGGCGATGGCCGGCGCTTGCTCAACCTGCTGGAGAACGCCTCGGACCTGGCCGAAGACAACAGCGAGATCGACGTCGAGCTGCTGCAAAGCCTGCTGGGCGATACCCGTCGGCGCTTCGACAAGGGTGGCGAGGCGTTCTACGATCAGATTTCGGCGCTGCATAAATCCATCCGCGGCTCCAACCCAGACGCAGCCTTGTACTGGTTTGCGCGAATGATCGACGGCGGTTGCGATCCGTTGTATCTGGCGCGGCGCGTGGTGCGCATGGCCAGCGAGGACATCGGCAACGCTGACCCGCGAGCCCTGGGCCTGTGCCTGGCGGCCTGGGATGTACAAGAGCGTCTCGGCAGCCCGGAAGGCGAACTCGCCGTGGCCCAGGCCATCACCTATCTGGCCTGCGCGCCGAAAAGCAATGCGGTGTACATGGGCTTCAAGGCAGCAATGCGCAGCGCCACCGAGCACGGTTCCCTCGAGGTACCGCTGCACCTGCGCAACGCACCGACCAAACTCATGAAGCAGCTGGGTTATGGCGAAGAATACCGCTATGCCCACGATGAGCCGGACGCCTATGCCGCCGGCGAAGATTATTTTCCTGATGAACTCGAACCCCAGCGGTTCTATCAGCCGGTGCCTCGTGGCCTGGAGCTGAAGATCGGCGAGAAACTCAACCACCTGGCGCAACTGGATCGCCTGAGCCCACGGCAGCGGAGAAAACCTTGA